The Helicobacter kayseriensis DNA window GGTTAAGCGCATTGATGCAAAGCTCTTTGAAATTCAATCTCTTTTGCATGGGAAAATTTCTCTTATATGCGATCGAAGTGGAGAAGAGTATCAAGAACAAATTAATGAAAATTTGGTTTTGTTTGCCTCAAACGGAATTTGGGACAAACAAAGCCAAAATAAGAGCGATGATTTTGATGTCATTGAATTTTTTGAAGGCTTTATTGACTTTGAATACATTTTGCAAAGCGAAATTGATTCAATTCAAATGCAATATCATATCAAAGAAGGAGACTAATCCATGGCAGTTCCAAAGAGAAGAGTGAGCAAAACGCGAGCAGCAAAAAGAAGAACTCATTACAAAATTAGTTTAGCTACACCTGTAAAAGATAAAGATGGGAATTGGAAACTTCCTCACACAATTAATAAATTTTCAGGCAAATATTAACAACGATGAAAATCGTTATTGATGCTATGGGGGGTGATTATGGAGTAAATCCCATCATTCAAGGGACACTTCAAGCTCTTCAAAAACAAGATTTTTTTGCTTTAGTTGTTGGAGATCAGGATCAGATTACCCCTCTCATCCCCTCCAAATTCAAATCCAGAATCCAAATCATTCATTCCAAAGATTACATCAGAATGGAAGAACAAGCCTCAAGTGCAATAAAAAGACAAGATAGCTCAATCTTTATGGGAATAGAAATTTTGCGTCAAGACAATGCTGATGCTATTGTTTCAGCTGGACACAGTGGAGCTACAATGAGTCTTGCAACACTTAGACTTGGTCGGATATCAGGAGTTTCTCGCCCAGCTATCTGCACAACAATGCCTACAAGCAAAAATACATATAGCCTAATCTTGGATGCTGGAGCCAATACAGATTGCAAACCTGAATATTTATTGGATTTTGCATTGATGGGATATGAGTATTGCAAAAATGTAATGAATGTTGCCCATCCCAAAATTGGACTTCTTTCAAATGGGGAAGAAGAAACAAAGGGAAATGACCTGACAAAAGAAACTTTCGCGCTTCTAAAGAAGTACCCTTTCTTTATTGGCAATGTTGAGGGAAAAAATATTTTTGATGGCAGTGTAGATGTAGTTGTATGCGATGGCTTTAGTGGAAACCTCGTTCTTAAAGCAAGCGAGGGAGTGGCACAAACAATCACTAAGATTCTCAAACAGGAAATCCAAAAAACTCTTTGGACAAAAATAGGCGCTCTTCTAATGAGAAAATCTTTCCAAACACTTAAGAGTAGAATTGATCATTCTGAATATGGTGGAGCCCCCTTATTAGGTGTCAATAAGCCCGTAATCATTAGTCATGGTAGTAGCAATGCGCGAGCAATAGAGTGCGCAATCTATCAGGCAATTCACGCCATCAATGGAGATATTTGTACAAAAATCCAACAAGCGCTCAAAAAGGATTAGTTTATGATTTATGCTTCAATGCGCTCCATTGCTTCCTATATTCCTAAGCAATGCATCACAAACTTTGATTTAGAAAAAATAGTCGATACAAGCAATGAGTGGATTACCAAACGCACAGGAATCAAAACACGCTACTTTGCTGACAAAACTCAAGCCACAAGTGATTTGGCCACCTATGCCGGAGAACTAGCTATCCAAAGAGCAGGACTTCGACCAAGTGATATTGATTTGGTAATTGTTGCGACTTTGAGTCCTGACTTTCTTGGGATGCCCTCAACTGCTTGTATCGCTTCGCACAATTTAGGCATTCACAATAAGCCTGCATTTGACATCACGACAGCTTGCACGGGATTTATTTATCTTCTTTCTTTAGCAAAAGCATATATCCAAGCAGGAATGTATGAAAATATACTGATTATTGGTGCAGAAAAAATCAGTTCATTGCTAGATTTCAATGATCGTAGCACCTGCGTTCTTTTTGGAGATGGTGCTGGCGCATCAGTGATTAGCGCCACTTCCGACCAAAATGAGGCTATTGTAGATGTTCATATTAGCGCAAATGGACAATATAGTGATTTTCTTGTTACTCCAGGTTGTGGGAGTCGAAATCCTGCAAATCAACATGTTATCGATTCTAATCTTCAATTTATCCAAATGAAAGGCAATGAAACCTTCAAACTTGCTGTTAAAACTCTTGCCAATGATGTGGATTACATTCTCAAAGCAAACTCTATGCAGCCTGAAGATATTAAATTTTTTATTCCCCATCAAGCCAATCTACGAATTATTTCAGCTGTTGGAGAAATGCTTGATTTTCATCAAGATCAGATTGTTGTTACAGTTGATCAATTTGGCAACACTTCAGCAGCTTCAATTCCTATGGCGATCAACTCTGTTTATGAAGCACAGAAACTTCAAAAAGGGGATTTACTTCTGCTAGATGCATTTGGTGGAGGATTGACATGGGGATCTGCACTTTTAAGATTTGGGGGTTTATAAGATCAGCTTCTCTTTTTGAAATCTCTATTTTATATACTCATCTCTTCTTTCAGCAAACAAAGTTCTTGATACGCCAAATCAAGATTTTCAGCATTGATCACAATATCACATTGATTTTTTCGATAGACACGATCATAATATTTTTCAAGCAAAATAAAAGCGATCCGCTCTTTATCTCCATGATCCCACGAAGAAAGCACATCATTATAAAATTGTCTTTGAAGATAGGGCTTAATTTTTTGCATGCACCCTATAAAATTCTCATAAGAAATATGAGCATACATTTTAACAATGCGTTTTACCCTCTCTTCAATGCAAGTTTGTATCAAGATTTTTTTACCACAATGGATAGCATCAAACACTGAATTAGGTATAACAATATCCCCAATCTTTTTAGACTCTCCCTCAACAAGAACAATGCCCATTTTGGATCGCAACTCATATTCAAGCAAATTCTCAAACATCGCACGACTAGGTTGCCCTGTAAAATTATTTGCCTGGTGACCAAAGCTTGATCCATAATGTCCACTCATCCTTTCAAGATCAATACTCCATGCGTGGGCCATCTTGATCAAATCGCTTTTTCCGCTTCCTGTCATACCATATAAAGTAAAAAATGTCTGACTTGGAAAAATAGACAGATTTTTCAAAACCTCTTGGCGATATCGCTTATATCCTCCCTCTAATCGCTCACAATCAAAGCCAATTTCACGTAAAATACTCCACAAGCTCTTGCTTCTTTGACCCCCCCTTGCACAATATAAAATTAATTTATGACTTGGATGAAATACACTAGTTTGCTCCAAAAAGGCTGCAATATTTTTACAGATATAAGCACTCCCGCGCATCTTTGCCTCAAACGAGTTATAACGATAAATTGTCCCAATTTCCTCATATTCTTGATCACTCAATACAGGAAAATTCAATGCTTGGGGGATATGAGCCTGCCTATATTCTCTTGGGCTACGCACATCTAAAATTTTAATCTCTCGCAATCAATGCTTCCTCTTTTGTAAAAATCCTTCTGCAATCAACCAAATCAATGCATACAGCCAAACACTCACATCAATCAAATAAAGAAAAACATTTTCTTTCAGACCAAATGCAAATACAACCAAACACAATAAATACAAGATTCCTAAAAATAAATCTATCGATAAGGCAAACAATAAAATCCCCAAAACCACAGCAATTTGCACATCAAAATTTAATGCAAACAAATCAAATCCCCACAAAAGATTTAAATTTCCTGCAAAAACAACAAATCCAAAAACAACAATAAAAACTTTAGAGCGCACAGGCAGTATTTCCTCACGAGGAGCGTAAAAAATCAAAAAACATGCACTTAAACTCAAAAAAAACAAAAACAAACTTGGTTGCCCCAAACAACTATCTACCCAATCCACTAAACTCAAGCCATAAACCATAGGAAGATTAATCACTACAGCACCAAATATAAAAAACAAGATTTTGCTTTGCAAACTATAAAAACGCAAGAAGAAAATGCAAGAACTGCAGATTGCAAGAGTATAAACAAAAGACCAAAAATTCATTTCTTTCCTTCCTTCATTTGCTCAAAAATCCATTTTTGATTGAGCCGTATGTGTGATATAGCGGTGCGATTATTGGTATAAACAATATCAACCATATCACCACTTACAAACACATTAGGATAAGACACTTCAACACTTTTTATCCCCTCTCTCTTTCCTTGAGCGACATCCAAAATTGTCACCTTTTCCCAACGCCCCTCATCTAGATAAGATAAGACAAGCGTGCCACGCGATTCGTGCTCTGATTTTTCACGCGTATTATGGAGCAAAAAAATCTTCTGACCCAATTTAAAAAGAGCAATAGAATTTGATTCATTTAACACATTGCTTGTTATAGGTTTATCCCACTTCATTCCCCCATCTTCACAGTTTTGCATATACATCTCTTTCTCTCTATAATTTCTCAATACAGCTAAGCATCTCTTAGAATCTAAGGCTACAATTGAGGGTTGAAGTTGACCATTGTGAGCGGTTATTTTTTGCGAATAAAGCATTTTTCCATTTTGATCAAACCTTACTATGAGTGGATATTTATCAGCAAGTTCATGATAGATAGGAAGATAAAATCCCCCATCTTCCAAACCAACTGGACTTGATCGAACCAAATGACTAATATTCATCAATGGCCCCAATCTCAAAACTCCTTGATATGCAAAAGATTTCGCCTCATCTTTAGAGATATAGTGATAAATTTTGCTTGTAGCCCATCCTCCAAAACTAACTCCCACCACAAACAAATGCAGATCTCCATTGGCAGATTGATAGATAACAGGATTGCCTAATTTCTTAATAAATTGATGGGAATCTTTTATGAGACGCTTGCGATCAAGATAGCTTTTGGGCTCCTCCCAAATATTGCTTGAAATATTATAAATGCTTCCATAAATTTCAACATCTGGCCTACCCTCCCCGCTACCAGCAAACCACAGAGCAATCAATTTTCCACTAGACAAGCGAGCAATACTGGCAGAATGCACAGAGGGAGCTTGTTTGATAATGGGAAGATTATTTTTGATAAAAACAGGAACTTCTGATGGGCGCACATCTAGGTCTTGGACAAAAAATGGAGGATTGTAACTCTTGTGAGAAATAAAAATAAAAAAAGTCAGCGCACACGCAATCACATAAAAGATAAGTCGACTCATAGCAAACCTTAAAAACCCAATTATTTTATATTCAAAGATTGTAATCAAAAAAGCTTAGTTTATTGATCGTGTTTTTAGCTAAAGCTAAGAAAAATATATTCTTTTTATCTTTCTTAACTTTCTCACAAATTGCGAATTCTTGCAATCTCATCTCTCAACCTTGCAGCCTCTTCAAATTCTAGTTTTTTGCTTGCCTCAAGCATTTTAGCCTTTAGTTCTTTGATCATCGATTCTCTTTCAGCCTTTGGAATCTTGGATTTCTTGGCATAAACATTGGCACTACTTTCAAGTTTGAGCTCTTCCTCCACCTCTCGCTTAACGCTCCTTGGCGTGATTCCATTAGCAAGATTAAACTCCATCTGTTTTTGACGTCGATAATCTGTTACTTGACATGCCTTTTTGATCGATTCTGTCATCTTTTGCGCATAGAGAATGACTTTTCCATTGAGATTTCTTGCTGCACGCCCCATTGTCTGGATAAGACTTGTCTCACTTCTTAAAAATCCTTCTTTGTCTGCATCCATAATAGCTACCAAGCTCACTTCTGGCAAATCAAGCCCCTCCCTTAAGAGATTGATTCCAATTAAAACATCAAATTCACCTAGACGCAAAGAGCGTATCAAGTGATTTCTTTCGATTGCATCAATTTCGCTATGCATATATGCCACTCTAATGCCGCAATCTATATAGTATTTGCTCAACTCTTCTGCCATTTTTTTGGTTAAAACCGTAATAAGCACCCTTTCTCCCCTTGCAATCACTGCTTTCATTTCTTCTAAAAAGTCAAGAACCTGATTTTGACTCTCTCTAATTTCATAAAGAGGATCAAGCAATCCTGTTGGACGAATGATTTGTTCTGCGACACACTCTCCACTCAATTCAAGCTCCTTGTGAGCAGGGGTTGCTGAAACAAACAAAAAATGAGGTGGCTTAATAATAAATTCATCAAATTTAAGCGGACGATTATCCAAGGCACTAGGAAGACGGAATCCATATTCCACCAAAACCTCCTTTCGACTTCGATCTCCTGCATACATTCCTCCAAACTGAGGAAGACTAACATGTGATTCATCCACAATCACCAAATAAGGTTTTTGCTTTTGCTCAAAATAATCAAGCAGAGAATAAGGTGTCTCTCCTTCTTGTTTTCCTGTCAAATGACGTGCATAGTTTTCAATCCCCTTACAGATTCCACTTTGAGCAATCATCTCTAAATCAAATTCTGTACGACTTTTTAAACGCGAGTGCTCGATCATCTTCCCCTGCGTCTCAAATTCTCTCAAGCGCCCATCTAGTTCTTCTTCAATATTTTTAATTGCCAAAGAAAGCCGATTGGCACCCACGATAAACTGATTGGCTGCATATAAAACATAAGAGGGGAGCTTTTTAACCAAAACATTGCTTAGTGCCTCCATCACACAGATTTGTTCAATCTCATCTCCAAAAAATTCAATCCTTATATACTCACTCTCATTGTATGCAGGGAAAATATCAATCACCTCGCCATTAACTCTAAAGTTTGCCCTCTCAAATACAGAATCATTGCGACTATAGCCCATCTCAATCAACTTATGCAAAAGCTGTTTTTGCCCATAACTCCTACCAACTTCTAGCTTTTCAATCATTTCCAAATACTCACTAGGATTACCAAGCCCATAATTTGCAGAAACCGAAGCAACAACAATCACATCATCATATGCAAGGAGAGAGGTTGTTGCAGAAAGTCTCAAACGCTCCAA harbors:
- the rpmF gene encoding 50S ribosomal protein L32, with amino-acid sequence MAVPKRRVSKTRAAKRRTHYKISLATPVKDKDGNWKLPHTINKFSGKY
- the plsX gene encoding phosphate acyltransferase PlsX, encoding MKIVIDAMGGDYGVNPIIQGTLQALQKQDFFALVVGDQDQITPLIPSKFKSRIQIIHSKDYIRMEEQASSAIKRQDSSIFMGIEILRQDNADAIVSAGHSGATMSLATLRLGRISGVSRPAICTTMPTSKNTYSLILDAGANTDCKPEYLLDFALMGYEYCKNVMNVAHPKIGLLSNGEEETKGNDLTKETFALLKKYPFFIGNVEGKNIFDGSVDVVVCDGFSGNLVLKASEGVAQTITKILKQEIQKTLWTKIGALLMRKSFQTLKSRIDHSEYGGAPLLGVNKPVIISHGSSNARAIECAIYQAIHAINGDICTKIQQALKKD
- a CDS encoding beta-ketoacyl-ACP synthase III, which produces MIYASMRSIASYIPKQCITNFDLEKIVDTSNEWITKRTGIKTRYFADKTQATSDLATYAGELAIQRAGLRPSDIDLVIVATLSPDFLGMPSTACIASHNLGIHNKPAFDITTACTGFIYLLSLAKAYIQAGMYENILIIGAEKISSLLDFNDRSTCVLFGDGAGASVISATSDQNEAIVDVHISANGQYSDFLVTPGCGSRNPANQHVIDSNLQFIQMKGNETFKLAVKTLANDVDYILKANSMQPEDIKFFIPHQANLRIISAVGEMLDFHQDQIVVTVDQFGNTSAASIPMAINSVYEAQKLQKGDLLLLDAFGGGLTWGSALLRFGGL
- the mnmH gene encoding tRNA 2-selenouridine(34) synthase MnmH, producing the protein MREIKILDVRSPREYRQAHIPQALNFPVLSDQEYEEIGTIYRYNSFEAKMRGSAYICKNIAAFLEQTSVFHPSHKLILYCARGGQRSKSLWSILREIGFDCERLEGGYKRYRQEVLKNLSIFPSQTFFTLYGMTGSGKSDLIKMAHAWSIDLERMSGHYGSSFGHQANNFTGQPSRAMFENLLEYELRSKMGIVLVEGESKKIGDIVIPNSVFDAIHCGKKILIQTCIEERVKRIVKMYAHISYENFIGCMQKIKPYLQRQFYNDVLSSWDHGDKERIAFILLEKYYDRVYRKNQCDIVINAENLDLAYQELCLLKEEMSI
- a CDS encoding exo-alpha-sialidase, encoding MSRLIFYVIACALTFFIFISHKSYNPPFFVQDLDVRPSEVPVFIKNNLPIIKQAPSVHSASIARLSSGKLIALWFAGSGEGRPDVEIYGSIYNISSNIWEEPKSYLDRKRLIKDSHQFIKKLGNPVIYQSANGDLHLFVVGVSFGGWATSKIYHYISKDEAKSFAYQGVLRLGPLMNISHLVRSSPVGLEDGGFYLPIYHELADKYPLIVRFDQNGKMLYSQKITAHNGQLQPSIVALDSKRCLAVLRNYREKEMYMQNCEDGGMKWDKPITSNVLNESNSIALFKLGQKIFLLHNTREKSEHESRGTLVLSYLDEGRWEKVTILDVAQGKREGIKSVEVSYPNVFVSGDMVDIVYTNNRTAISHIRLNQKWIFEQMKEGKK
- the uvrB gene encoding excinuclease ABC subunit UvrB, encoding MKKTFELVSQYSPSGDQPQAIEKLCSSILQGNRYQTLVGVTGSGKTYTMANVIARLNMPTLIMTHNKTLAAQLYSEFKGFFPHNHVEYFISHFDYYQPEAYIPRRDLFIEKDSSINEDLERLRLSATTSLLAYDDVIVVASVSANYGLGNPSEYLEMIEKLEVGRSYGQKQLLHKLIEMGYSRNDSVFERANFRVNGEVIDIFPAYNESEYIRIEFFGDEIEQICVMEALSNVLVKKLPSYVLYAANQFIVGANRLSLAIKNIEEELDGRLREFETQGKMIEHSRLKSRTEFDLEMIAQSGICKGIENYARHLTGKQEGETPYSLLDYFEQKQKPYLVIVDESHVSLPQFGGMYAGDRSRKEVLVEYGFRLPSALDNRPLKFDEFIIKPPHFLFVSATPAHKELELSGECVAEQIIRPTGLLDPLYEIRESQNQVLDFLEEMKAVIARGERVLITVLTKKMAEELSKYYIDCGIRVAYMHSEIDAIERNHLIRSLRLGEFDVLIGINLLREGLDLPEVSLVAIMDADKEGFLRSETSLIQTMGRAARNLNGKVILYAQKMTESIKKACQVTDYRRQKQMEFNLANGITPRSVKREVEEELKLESSANVYAKKSKIPKAERESMIKELKAKMLEASKKLEFEEAARLRDEIARIRNL